The Methanocella arvoryzae MRE50 genome includes a region encoding these proteins:
- a CDS encoding universal stress protein, protein MGRILIATDGSKYSNLAVDYGVMMARKLGYDVLGLYVVNMKSLEIYALEHHDNISGYEAENARLKKEGEAALGYLSAKCNEQDVKVSTTIVRGYPAEDIIKLAESEKVNMIIVGNLGKTNLEYMFMGSVSETVVKRAPCPVLVVRGKIDMA, encoded by the coding sequence ATGGGCAGGATACTGATCGCTACAGATGGCTCTAAATATAGCAACCTGGCCGTCGATTACGGCGTGATGATGGCCAGGAAGCTCGGCTATGACGTTCTGGGGCTTTACGTAGTCAACATGAAAAGCCTCGAGATCTACGCTCTTGAGCACCACGATAACATATCCGGATACGAGGCGGAAAACGCGAGGCTGAAGAAAGAAGGCGAAGCAGCGCTCGGGTACCTGTCCGCAAAGTGTAACGAGCAGGATGTCAAAGTCAGCACTACCATCGTGAGAGGCTACCCAGCCGAAGACATCATCAAGCTCGCGGAGAGCGAAAAGGTAAACATGATCATCGTGGGCAACCTTGGCAAGACCAACCTCGAATACATGTTCATGGGCAGCGTTTCGGAAACGGTGGTGAAGCGGGCTCCATGCCCGGTGCTGGTCGTCCGGGGCAAGATAGACATGGCCTGA
- a CDS encoding LysE/ArgO family amino acid transporter, producing MDAAALQYWLQGALLGLAYLAPIGMQNLYVMNTALRMGPLRTYQVAGITTAFDISLALSCFFGVGLLLEKVPALINVMLLVGCLALSYFGVRMITAKPSSDREVNVNEPLLKVTIACFAVTWLNPQAVLDGTMLLGSMRASLPAGMATAFIFGIVTASCLWFCGLATATRIFKSALDEKVMKWINVLCGTVVILYGLKLGYELLQAVL from the coding sequence ATGGATGCGGCTGCTCTGCAGTACTGGCTTCAGGGAGCGCTACTGGGCCTGGCTTACCTGGCCCCTATTGGCATGCAGAACCTGTATGTCATGAACACGGCGCTGCGAATGGGCCCGTTACGCACCTATCAGGTAGCCGGGATCACCACTGCTTTCGACATCTCGCTGGCCCTCAGCTGCTTCTTCGGAGTCGGCCTGCTGCTGGAGAAAGTACCTGCGCTGATTAACGTGATGCTGCTGGTAGGCTGTCTGGCGCTGTCCTACTTCGGCGTCAGGATGATCACCGCGAAGCCGTCCTCAGACCGGGAGGTAAACGTCAACGAGCCGCTGCTGAAGGTCACTATTGCATGTTTTGCGGTGACCTGGCTGAATCCTCAGGCAGTGCTCGACGGTACCATGCTTCTGGGTAGCATGAGAGCGTCCCTTCCAGCAGGTATGGCTACAGCCTTCATCTTCGGAATAGTCACCGCCTCATGCCTGTGGTTCTGCGGGCTGGCGACTGCGACCAGGATATTTAAGAGTGCGCTCGACGAGAAAGTCATGAAATGGATTAACGTACTCTGCGGTACAGTGGTCATCCTCTATGGACTCAAGCTCGGTTACGAGCTGCTACAGGCTGTACTATGA
- a CDS encoding carboxypeptidase-like regulatory domain-containing protein — translation MPLRGKGLWAVAILTILLSVLLLSALSAAAVAKATATPKSAPQTCTIAGQVVDSHGKGIAGAKVTLYNMTIIEGKTFDTGLTTVEHNPQYTSSGDKAGYYEFTGVPPGTYDIIVDVNGMRYPEIKQVHEGTLIVDFEISPSGGHQVTTSTPGPSSRPATSEPVVTVIPAPSIPEEKQGNDDPFILRAGLGVLIIIQFIIACVALWIVMTRRL, via the coding sequence ATGCCCCTGAGAGGTAAAGGGCTGTGGGCTGTCGCCATCCTTACGATCCTTCTTTCCGTTCTGCTACTATCAGCTCTTTCCGCTGCTGCCGTCGCAAAAGCTACGGCTACGCCGAAGTCGGCTCCGCAGACCTGCACGATTGCCGGCCAGGTCGTAGACAGTCATGGAAAAGGCATCGCCGGGGCGAAAGTAACCCTGTACAACATGACGATCATCGAGGGCAAGACGTTCGATACAGGACTGACGACGGTAGAACATAACCCTCAATACACTTCCAGCGGCGATAAAGCGGGATATTACGAGTTTACGGGAGTGCCGCCGGGAACCTACGACATCATCGTCGACGTGAACGGTATGCGCTACCCCGAGATCAAACAAGTGCACGAGGGGACTTTGATAGTCGACTTTGAGATTTCACCCTCAGGCGGCCATCAGGTCACAACGTCGACACCGGGCCCCAGTAGCAGGCCTGCCACCAGCGAGCCGGTCGTGACCGTCATACCTGCCCCATCTATACCAGAGGAAAAGCAGGGTAACGATGACCCGTTTATATTGCGGGCAGGATTAGGCGTCCTGATAATAATACAGTTTATCATAGCCTGCGTCGCCCTGTGGATTGTCATGACCAGACGATTATAG
- a CDS encoding HAD family hydrolase yields the protein MARTCRIDTDRYKAVLFDLDGVITDTMSLHYEAYRRAFEKYGIAVSQLDIYLLEGMPSMDVGREIVRLKGSNLQEEQIRKLVEEKREIYRSLTVEHALPYPAVPETLRMLREQGIKLALITGSNLVSVRKTLSKAGLENAFDTIVTGDDTPRGKPFPEPYLKGMEKLGVPGENCVVVENAPLGIKSAKAAGAGYVIAVTTTLPPEYLKEADDIMQSFAEIEDCLARRLAASKENAQDQ from the coding sequence CGTGATCACTGACACAATGAGCCTGCATTACGAGGCGTACCGCAGGGCTTTTGAAAAGTATGGCATAGCTGTGAGCCAGCTGGATATTTACCTCCTCGAGGGCATGCCTTCGATGGATGTGGGCCGGGAGATCGTCAGGCTCAAAGGCTCGAATCTACAGGAAGAGCAGATCAGGAAGCTGGTCGAAGAGAAGCGTGAGATATACAGGTCTCTCACGGTAGAGCATGCTTTACCCTACCCTGCGGTGCCCGAAACCCTGAGGATGCTCCGGGAGCAGGGGATCAAACTGGCGCTCATCACCGGCAGCAATCTGGTCTCAGTCAGGAAAACCCTGAGTAAGGCGGGGCTGGAGAACGCTTTCGACACGATCGTGACCGGGGACGATACGCCACGGGGCAAGCCCTTCCCTGAACCGTACCTGAAGGGCATGGAAAAGCTTGGCGTACCCGGAGAGAACTGCGTGGTGGTCGAAAATGCGCCCCTGGGCATCAAATCGGCAAAAGCGGCGGGCGCAGGCTACGTGATCGCCGTAACCACCACACTTCCGCCGGAATATCTGAAAGAAGCAGACGACATCATGCAGTCGTTTGCCGAGATCGAGGACTGCCTGGCCCGCAGGCTGGCGGCGTCTAAGGAAAACGCGCAGGACCAGTAG
- a CDS encoding small ribosomal subunit Rsm22 family protein: MSDREIVSALKYVSRMKPSFMLSELRDYTKDEVSTADVYRIVEPLLDETGLRAVPEGEDYRIERLPKPAPLALGKEELERVQTFFKAPRVPRKLERLIENYVERKTHRQYDDPAVLEKLRQAVQAQKTQYWKEGKARKIDYSSGYSVLGYLAYQFPVYFVQFQHVLHDLATDGLLKDRIKVLDIGTGPGTVPLAIVDYYNRLDRAEATVYSLEKYDENIEAYLTLVPEYAGQKGRVRIEKPVKADLMEKPPVPDGIDLMVFSNVLNEIDAPFDAKVDAVVELASHLAPDGNIVIIEPADKENSTRMRRLVRRLLDKGLGIYSPCAFIWCDKCKADMCWSFEEKDDIQPTGLMKKLADTEESYKYLNTDIKFSYAILRKDTLTREKYRVPRRASYMRLAMLKKHVEKRLNVVAAVMSGDLGDKKDHVFKICDGTPAGPTYAMLAQYNVKPDNEALLKAKYGDVLEFENVLVRYNKENDSINLLVSKGSIVSPAGAEENEE; the protein is encoded by the coding sequence ATGAGTGACCGGGAGATCGTCTCAGCCCTGAAATACGTTTCGAGGATGAAGCCATCCTTCATGCTTTCCGAGCTGCGGGACTATACGAAGGATGAAGTAAGCACGGCCGACGTATACAGGATCGTCGAGCCGCTGCTGGATGAAACCGGGCTGAGGGCGGTGCCCGAAGGGGAAGACTACCGTATCGAGCGGCTGCCCAAACCTGCCCCGCTTGCGCTGGGCAAAGAGGAACTGGAGAGAGTGCAGACCTTTTTCAAGGCTCCGAGAGTGCCAAGGAAGCTCGAGCGGCTGATCGAGAATTACGTGGAAAGGAAAACCCACAGGCAGTATGACGATCCCGCGGTGCTCGAGAAACTCCGGCAGGCAGTCCAGGCGCAGAAAACGCAGTACTGGAAGGAAGGCAAGGCCAGGAAGATCGACTACAGCAGCGGCTACAGCGTGCTGGGCTATTTAGCATACCAGTTTCCCGTCTACTTCGTCCAGTTCCAGCACGTGCTCCACGATCTGGCCACAGACGGCCTGCTGAAGGACCGTATCAAGGTGCTGGACATCGGCACAGGCCCCGGTACCGTACCCCTCGCCATCGTCGATTACTACAACCGGCTGGACAGGGCTGAGGCTACCGTATACTCGCTGGAAAAATACGACGAGAACATCGAGGCATACCTTACGCTGGTGCCGGAGTACGCCGGACAGAAAGGCCGTGTCAGGATAGAGAAGCCGGTGAAAGCTGATCTCATGGAAAAGCCCCCGGTGCCAGACGGCATTGACCTGATGGTATTCTCCAATGTCCTCAACGAGATCGACGCGCCCTTCGATGCGAAGGTCGACGCGGTAGTCGAGCTGGCTTCCCACCTGGCGCCGGACGGCAACATCGTCATCATAGAGCCGGCAGATAAGGAAAACTCCACCCGAATGCGCCGCCTGGTCCGGAGGCTGCTCGATAAAGGCCTGGGCATATACAGCCCCTGTGCATTTATATGGTGCGACAAGTGCAAGGCAGACATGTGCTGGAGCTTCGAGGAGAAGGACGACATCCAGCCCACCGGCCTCATGAAGAAGCTGGCGGACACGGAAGAGTCCTACAAGTACCTGAATACGGACATCAAGTTCTCCTATGCAATCTTAAGGAAAGATACCCTGACCAGAGAAAAGTACAGAGTGCCCCGCCGGGCGAGCTATATGAGGCTCGCCATGCTCAAAAAGCACGTGGAGAAGCGCCTCAACGTCGTCGCCGCAGTCATGTCCGGCGATCTGGGAGACAAGAAAGACCACGTCTTCAAGATATGCGACGGCACTCCCGCAGGGCCGACGTATGCCATGCTGGCGCAGTACAACGTCAAGCCGGACAATGAGGCGCTGCTGAAGGCAAAGTATGGAGACGTTTTAGAGTTCGAGAATGTGCTGGTCAGGTACAATAAGGAGAACGACTCGATCAACCTACTGGTCAGCAAAGGTTCCATAGTCTCCCCGGCCGGGGCTGAGGAGAACGAGGAATAG
- a CDS encoding tetratricopeptide repeat protein: MDGRETLISLGTYLGLIENSETARYLAGRIDEADAGKWLLASAEILKKAAGREGMMAAITIIGSTDYDRLHQLAGPDTECALARHVYDGLSETRARSANLPPFETFYPYFSQFLRRVETTLRGAFYALGVKKEIVDLDNPLAFEAVAELRHLPGRRYGETSQLPSNVRQVTAMVRYVHILIDRYDRKCLGRDLSNRVRQNLDRISAYPWYFAMLEKTRKAEASRPLAQAVEKLRSYPEDGEDKQDLIIALSILLFNIHPSPQLADYLAKLRPGTANRYLQHAYYAVLTLNSLITGRSRLAAQYARKAYEVATDADMKAYDCLLSGCIKIQLRDYEEAIRAFETGISLADLKTRSLIKFYMGVLQYELGDAGGAIDSFREARAGCTDECDAMTVSNNIGTCYIAMRNPVAALKALEEAENSFPYNGRLTARQMRTVTYSLMAIIYLSMREFDLADHYCRKALRTSREAGNTRSVADQLINLGLAASGKKEYARAANYFTSALNYSCNIDYVEGVLYSVERLRQALALDGRHGEVRQIMRNVIKKHPRFSSILMARRW, translated from the coding sequence ATGGATGGCAGGGAGACCCTGATCAGTCTGGGCACATACCTGGGACTCATCGAAAACAGCGAGACTGCCCGGTACCTGGCGGGCAGGATCGACGAGGCTGACGCCGGGAAATGGCTCCTGGCATCGGCCGAGATTTTAAAGAAGGCCGCTGGCAGAGAGGGAATGATGGCAGCGATCACGATCATCGGTTCGACGGATTACGATCGTCTCCACCAACTGGCAGGCCCGGACACGGAGTGCGCTCTCGCCAGGCACGTCTACGACGGTCTGTCGGAAACACGAGCCCGGAGCGCAAATTTACCGCCCTTCGAGACATTCTACCCTTATTTCAGCCAGTTCTTGCGCAGAGTGGAAACGACGCTTCGCGGGGCGTTCTATGCCCTCGGTGTAAAAAAGGAGATCGTGGACCTTGACAATCCGCTGGCGTTCGAGGCAGTTGCGGAGCTGAGGCACCTTCCCGGGAGAAGATACGGTGAAACGTCGCAGTTGCCGAGTAACGTACGCCAGGTGACGGCCATGGTAAGATATGTCCACATCCTGATCGATCGGTACGATAGAAAATGTCTCGGTAGAGATCTCAGTAACCGAGTCAGGCAGAACCTGGACAGGATTTCTGCCTACCCATGGTATTTCGCCATGCTGGAGAAGACGCGAAAAGCAGAGGCGTCGAGACCGCTGGCTCAGGCCGTGGAAAAGCTCCGGAGCTACCCGGAGGACGGAGAAGACAAGCAGGACCTTATCATAGCCCTGTCCATCCTCCTGTTCAACATTCACCCGTCCCCGCAGCTCGCCGACTACCTGGCGAAGCTACGCCCCGGCACCGCAAACCGATATCTGCAGCATGCCTATTATGCGGTGCTGACGCTGAACAGCCTGATCACGGGCAGAAGCAGACTGGCTGCGCAATATGCCAGAAAAGCGTACGAGGTGGCGACAGATGCAGATATGAAAGCCTACGACTGCCTGCTTTCAGGCTGCATAAAAATACAGCTACGCGACTATGAAGAGGCTATCAGGGCTTTCGAGACAGGCATCAGCCTCGCAGACCTGAAAACCAGGTCACTGATAAAATTCTACATGGGGGTGCTACAGTATGAACTGGGCGACGCCGGGGGCGCGATCGACAGCTTCCGGGAAGCAAGAGCAGGCTGCACGGACGAATGCGACGCCATGACCGTGAGCAATAACATCGGCACCTGCTATATAGCCATGAGAAACCCCGTGGCTGCGCTCAAAGCCTTAGAAGAGGCCGAAAACTCTTTCCCGTATAACGGCCGGCTGACTGCCCGACAGATGCGTACTGTGACCTACAGCCTGATGGCTATAATATACCTGAGTATGCGCGAGTTTGACCTGGCAGACCACTATTGCAGGAAAGCCCTCAGGACGTCACGGGAAGCAGGCAACACCAGAAGCGTGGCCGATCAGCTGATCAACCTCGGCCTGGCAGCGAGCGGGAAAAAGGAGTATGCCCGGGCTGCCAACTATTTCACGTCTGCCCTGAACTATTCGTGCAACATAGACTATGTCGAGGGCGTGCTGTACTCTGTAGAGCGGTTAAGGCAGGCTCTGGCGCTGGACGGCAGGCACGGCGAGGTCAGGCAGATCATGAGAAACGTGATTAAAAAACACCCGCGATTCTCAAGCATTCTAATGGCCAGACGCTGGTAG
- a CDS encoding flavodoxin family protein: MKIIAILSSPHGKKSATLGLVEAAMEGARQAGADTELIDITKLKINYCKGCITCYAKGRCPQQDDFQAVLDRMLAADGIILSSPNYIDNVTGQLKTLLDRMADVIHAQLFDGKYGFSITTSGGGNDDFILQIMNSFLTKSGANAIGGVGIAVGKDYALLPQKKEEAKRLGAELVSAIREKKRYPDQDALHEDFRKRFAISVKYNKDRWASDYARWVSKGWLKE, from the coding sequence ATGAAAATCATCGCCATTCTCTCGAGCCCGCACGGCAAAAAAAGCGCTACGCTGGGCCTGGTCGAGGCAGCAATGGAAGGAGCCCGGCAGGCTGGCGCAGATACGGAGCTCATTGACATCACGAAGCTCAAGATCAACTACTGCAAAGGATGTATCACCTGCTACGCTAAAGGCAGATGCCCACAACAGGACGATTTTCAGGCAGTGCTGGACAGGATGCTGGCAGCCGATGGCATTATTTTGAGCAGCCCCAACTACATCGATAACGTGACAGGCCAGCTCAAGACCCTGCTCGACCGCATGGCAGACGTCATTCACGCCCAGCTGTTCGATGGCAAATACGGGTTCTCAATCACTACCTCAGGCGGGGGCAATGATGATTTCATCCTCCAGATTATGAACTCCTTCCTGACCAAATCCGGCGCAAACGCCATCGGAGGCGTAGGCATCGCAGTAGGCAAGGATTACGCATTGCTGCCGCAGAAGAAAGAAGAGGCAAAGAGGCTGGGAGCAGAGCTGGTATCCGCGATCAGAGAGAAGAAGCGATATCCAGATCAGGACGCCCTGCACGAGGACTTTAGAAAGCGGTTTGCTATCTCCGTGAAATACAACAAGGACCGCTGGGCTTCTGACTATGCCCGCTGGGTCAGCAAAGGCTGGCTGAAAGAGTAG
- a CDS encoding DnaJ domain-containing protein, which translates to MDFEKDYYAILGLDSTASTEEIKKAYRVLAKKYHPDVNKSPNATEIFNAVTEAYEVLSDPKARETYDAEKHPHTKEARRERAAAADGGSYERPPANGKKTLIFLLSLIVPGLAHLGSGEKKLGGWLLVSYFVCWALALLYGLEIGILALLVWGFAVLDAFSILKRGEGADNAPER; encoded by the coding sequence GTGGACTTCGAGAAAGACTATTATGCCATCCTTGGCCTGGATAGCACGGCCTCAACAGAAGAGATAAAGAAGGCATACAGAGTACTGGCGAAGAAGTATCACCCCGACGTCAACAAGTCGCCAAACGCCACAGAGATATTCAACGCGGTCACCGAGGCTTACGAAGTACTGTCAGATCCAAAAGCGCGAGAGACGTACGATGCGGAAAAGCACCCGCACACGAAGGAGGCCCGCAGAGAGAGGGCTGCCGCGGCCGACGGGGGAAGCTACGAACGACCCCCGGCCAACGGTAAAAAGACTCTGATCTTCCTGCTCTCGCTGATCGTGCCCGGGCTGGCTCATCTGGGCTCGGGCGAGAAAAAGCTGGGCGGATGGCTGCTGGTCAGCTATTTCGTCTGCTGGGCGCTGGCCCTCCTGTACGGGCTTGAAATCGGCATCCTGGCGCTGCTTGTCTGGGGTTTCGCAGTCCTCGACGCCTTCAGCATCCTGAAGAGAGGGGAAGGTGCAGACAATGCCCCTGAGAGGTAA